AGGATCAGGCTGACCACGTAGGCCAGCCGGTCGGTGATCTGGTGGTAGCTGAAGGCCCCGCTGCCGGCGTTGACCAGCGCTCCGAAGAACGTCATCTCCAACGCCGAGACGACTTGGGGGTCCGCGCCGGGACCCATCGCCGAGGCGATGCGACGGTGGATCTCCGCGCCGATCCGGTCGCGCACCGTGCGGACCGCCGGTTCGCCGCCGCCGCCGAGCAACGCCGCTGTGCAGGCCGCCGCCACCTCGGGCTCGTCGGCGACCACCAGCGCCAGGTGCCGCAGTGCCTGATTGACGCGCTGGGGCATCGGTTCGTTGACGTCGGTGAAATAGGGGACCTGACGGACCAGGTCCAGATACACCTCGGCGATCAGGTGGTTCTTCGACGAGAAGTAGGTGTAGGCGGTCGCCGGGGCGACCTTGGCGCGGGCGGCCACCGCGCGGACGGTCAGATCCGCGTAGGACTTCTCCCGCAACATCTCCACGCCGGCCGTCAGCACCTTGCGGAAGGTCTCCTCCTGGCGACGGTTGCGGGTGGCGACATCAGTAGATGTGACTGCCGCCACCGATTCGCTGGACACGTGTCCAACCTAGCTGAAGGCGGTTTGGTTAGGCAAGTCCGCTGGGAAGCCAGGGTTTTATGCCCGGCGGGTTGCGGGACCTGCGATGCTGCAGCTAGGGTTCGATCGAGCCATAACGGACAAGTGTCCAATTTTTGACCGGCACCGCAACCAAGCTCTGGGAGTGAATGATGGCGCTACTGGCCGACGGTGTGAGCCGTCTGCTCATCGACGGAAAGCTCGCCTCCGGTGGGGCCGGCGGCTTCGCCACCGTCAACCCCGCCACCGAGGAGGTGCTGGGCGAGGCGGCCAACGCCGACGCCGCCGACATGGACCGCGCCATCGACGCGGCACGGCGGGCCTTCGACGACACCGACTGGTCGACCAACACCGGGCTGCGGGTGCGCTGCGTGCGCCAGCTGCGCGACGTGCTGCGCGAGCACCTGGAAGAGCTGCGGGAGCTGACGATCTCCGAGGTGGGCGCGCCCCGGATGCTGACCGCCGGTGCCCAGCTGGAAGGCCCGATCGATGACCTACGGTTCGCCGCGGACACCGCAGAAGGCTACTCGTGGACGCAGGATCTCGGTCATGCCACCCCGCTGGGAATTCCCACCCGGCGCTCGGTGGTGCGGGAAGCGGTCGGCGTCGTCGGCGCCATCACCCCGTGGAACTTCCCGCACCAGATCAACCTGGCCAAGCTCGGCCCGGCGCTGGCCGCCGGTAACACCGTGGTGCTCAAGCCCGCACCGGATACCCCGTGGGTCGCAGCGGTCATCGGCGAGTTGATTGCCGAGCACACCGATATGCCGCCGGGTGTGATCAACATCGTCACCTCCACTGACCACACACTGGGCGCCATGCTCGCGAAAGACCCTCGGGTGGACATGGTTTCGTTCACCGGGTCGACAGCCACCGGCCGCAGTGTGATGGCCGACGCGGCCGCCACCATCAAGAAGGTCTTCCTGGAGCTGGGCGGCAAGTCCGCCTTCGTGGTGCTCGACGACGCCGATCTAGCCGCGGCCTGCTCGGTGGCGGGGTTCTCAGTCTGCGTGCACGCCGGGCAGGGCTGTGCGATCACCACCCGGCTGGTGGTACCGCGTGCCCGATACGACGAGGCGGTCGCGATCGCGGCCGGCACCATGGGCTCGATCAAGCCGGGCGATCCCACCAAGCCGGGCACGGTGTGCGGCCCGGTCATCTCGGCGCGCCAGCGCGACCGGGTGCAGAGCTACCTGGACCTGGCCCTGGCCGAGGGCGGCACGTTCGCCTGCGGTGGTGGGCGCCCGGCCGAGCAGGCCGCCGGCTTCTTCATCGAACCCACCGTGATCGCGGGGCTGACCAATGAAGCCCGGGTGGCCCGCGAGGAGATCTTCGGCCCGGTGCTGACCGTGATCGCCCACGACGGCGACGACGACGCGGTGCGCATCGCCAACGACTCGCCGTACGGGTTGTCCGCAACGGTCTACGGTGCCGACGCCGACCGGGCGGCCGGGGTGGCGTCCCGGCTGCGCGCCGGCACCGTCAACGTCAACGGCGGGGTCTGGTACTCCGCGGACGTGCCCTTCGGCGGGTACAAACAATCCGGCAACGGCCGGGAGATGGGTGTCGCCGGGTTCGAGGAGTACCTGGAGACCAAAGCCATTGCGACAGCGGCGAACTGACTCAAGACCTAACGATCCGAAGGAGATGGCGCAGATGGGGCAATTCGACGGCAAGGTGGCCATCGTCACCGGTTCCGGCGGCGGGATCGGCCAGGCGTACGCCCAGGCGCTGGCCGCCGAGGGGGCCGCGGTGGTGGTCGCCGACATCAACACCGAGGGCGCGCAGAGCGTAGCCAAGCAGATCGTCGCCGACGGCGGCAAGGCTCTGGCGGTGCACGTCGACGTCTCCGACCCCGAGTCGGCGCAGGCCATGGCCGACGCCGCGGTGGCGGAGTTCGGCGGGATCGACTACCTGGTCAACAACGCCGCGATCTTCGGTGGCATGAAGCTCGACGGCCTACTGACCGTGCCGTGGGACTACTACGAGAAATTCATGCGGGTGAACCTGGACGGCGCGCTGATCTGCACCCGCGCAGTCTATGAGCACATGGCCAAGCGCGGTGGCGGCGCCATCGTCAACCAGTCCTCTACCGCCGCATGGGTTTACTCGAATTTCTACGGCCTGGCCAAGGTCGGCATCAACGGCCTGACCCAGCAGCTCTCCCGCGAACTGGGTTGGCGCAACATCCGGATCAACGCGATCGCACCCGGGCCGATCGACACCGAGGCCAACCGGACCACCACCCCGCAGGCCATCGTGAAGCAGATGGTGCAGACACTGCCGCTGTCCCGGATGGGCACGCCCGACGACCTGGTTCCGATGTGTCTGTTCCTGCTGTCGGACTCCGCATCGTGGATCACCGGACAGATCTTCAATGTCGACGGCGGACAGATCATCCGGTCATGAGCACGACTGATATGAAGCCCCGCCTCGGCTACATCGGGCTCGGGAACATGGGTGCGCCGATGGCCCAGCGCCTGGTCGATTGGCCCGGTGGCGTAACGGTATTCGATGTGCGGGCCGAAGCGATGGGCCCGCTGACCGATGCCGGGGCCAAGCAGGCCGACAGCGTCGCCGGTGTCGCCGCCTCAGCCGACATCATCAGCGTCACAGTGCTCGACGACGCCCAGGTCCGCGAGGTCGTCGCCGAACTGGCGGCCAACGCCAAACCGGGCACCGTCATCGCGATCCACTCGACGATCGCCGACACCACGGCCGCCGAATTGGCCGAGGCCCTCAAGCCGCAGGGCATCCACGTCATCGACGCACCGGTCAGCGGTGGCGCCGGTGCCGCCCAGAAGGGCCAGCTGGCCACCATGGTCGGCGCCGAACGCGCGGTCTACGAACAGATCAAGCCGGCGTTCAAGTGCTGGGCGTCACTGGTCATCCACGCCGGAGAGCCGGGCGCCGGCACCCGAATGAAGCTGGCCCGCAACATGTTGACGTTCACCGCCTACGCAGCGGCCGGAGAGGCCATGAAGTTGGCCGAGGCGGCCGGGCTGGATCTGCAGGCGCTGGGCCGCGTCGTGCGTCACACCGACGCGCTCACCGGAGGGCCCGGGGCCATCATGCTGCTCGACTCGACGGCGCCCCTGCCCGCCGAGCATTTCCTGCGCGAGGCGTTCACCCACACCCGCGGTCTCGGGGAGAAGGACCTGCGCCTCGCACTGGCATTGGGGCAGGCCACCGGAGTCGACCTCCCGCTGGCCCAGGTGGCGCTGACCGAGCTCGCCGCCGGCCTGGGCGTGCCGCACACCGACGACTAGGAGAGATCTGATGGACGAACTGCGCCGCACCGGCCTGGCCAAGATGAACGAGGTCTACGCCTGGGAGATGCCGGACATGCCGGGCGAGTTCTTCGCGCTCACCGCCGATCACCTGTTCGGCAGGATATGGACCCGACCCGGACTCTCCATGCGCGACAAGCGACTGATCACCCTGGCGGTAGTCACCGCGCTGGGCCAGAAGGACCTGGCCGGGATTCAGGTCAACGCCGCGCTGCACAACGGTGAGATGACCGAGGACGAGCTGCGCGAGATGGTCATCTTCATCACCCACTATGTCGGCTTCCCGCTGGGGTCGGTGCTGAACAGTGTCGTCGAACAGGTCATCGCCAAGCGGAGCAAAGCTGCCGCCGCGGGCCAGGGTGAAGACAAGAAGGCCAACGTCGATGAGGTATTGGCCCGGGAAGCGGGTAAAACGCGCGACTGACGGTTCTCGGGCAACTCTCGTCTTCGGGTCAGTGCCGACCCCGCGACATACGGGGTTGCCCAACGTGAGCTTCTAGTCGTTGACGACGGCAGCGAGATCGCCGCGGTGTTCTGGTGGCCGCGCTGCGCGGTGCGCGACCGCAAAGCCCCGATTCGGGCCGCAAAGCTAGCGCAGTTACGACCTGCGTGACCCGCGGGCGTCCGAGGCCTGCTGGCCCGGTGCCGAGCCAATTTTTCCGTGCTGACAGCCGGCGAGGTCGTTTCGGTCGGCGTCGGTTGGGCCGAGTCCGCAGGACGCCGTATTTGCTGAGATTTTGCTAGATAAGTCAACTTATGTCTGCGGCACCGCACGGAGTTACTCCGTTAACAACCGCATCATTCGTCACAGAAATACCACTTATCGGTCAGGACTATCGCCCGCTAACAAGACCATCAGTGATTCAACCTGGCCATTAATAGACCGATCAAATTTAAATGAGCTAGTTCATTGACAATGAGTTTGTTATGTGACTAGCTTAAAAATCTCTGTGTGTGATGTAACGGAAAGATCACAGAGAGATCGGCAAACCTAAGGCGGGATCCGGCGAAAGGGCTCGGGAATCATGGGTAGTGGCGACAGCAAAGGCAACGCGCGGGGGCGTCGGCATGACCGAGCGGTCGGGGCCGCAGCTTCGGTCGGGGCGTTCTTGGCGTTCGGGATGGCGCCGTTGGCCGCCTCCCCGGCCGCGCAGGCCGACGAATTCGACTGGGGCATGGACCTGATCAATCCCCTCTTCGGGGTCCCGGTCGATGACGGTGCGACCTCGGGGCTCGGCCTGTTCGCCTTCTCTGCCGGGGGTGCCTGGGGCTCTGCAGCCGATACCGACTTCGCCCAGATGTGGCAGGACAGCATCTACATGCCGCTGCATGACTCCATGCAGGACTGGATCAACAGCCCGTTCGGCCAACAGGTCGACGACTTCGTCAACCAGATGTTCGAGCCGCTGACGCAGGGCGCCTGCGGTGTGATCTGCAACGGTGCCGATGGCACCGAGCTCGACCCGGATGGCCAGACCGGTGGGTTGTGGTTCGGTGACGGCGGCGACGGCTGGGCGTCGGACCAGCTGGGTATCGCCGGCGGTAACGGCGGGCAAGCCGGCGGGATCGGCAATGGGGGTGACGGCGGCGCCGGCGGGTTGGGCGCCGACGGTGGTAACGGCGGCCACGGCGGAGAGATGTGGGGCAACGGCGGTGACGGCGGCGCCGGCGGCAACGGCACCGCCACGTTGGCGGCCGGCAACGGCGGTATCGGCGGTTCGTCGGGTCAGGCCCAGGACTTCTTCGGTATGGGTGCGTGGGGTAACGGCGGCAACGGCGGGGTCGGTGGTGCGGGTTGGAACGGCACCAATGGCGGTGTCGGCACCGCACCCGGTGGCAGCGGCGGCAATGGTGTGGCCGGCGGTGTCGCTGGCAACGGCGGTCGCGGCGGAGATGGTTCCTCGATCGTCGGGATCGGCGGTAACGGCGGCGCCGGTGGTGCCGGCGGATCCGGCGGCAACGGTGGTGCGGGTGTCGCTGGCGAGGACGCGACGACTCCGGGCGGCATCGGCGGTGACGGCGGTAGTGGGGGCCTGGGTGCGGCCGGCGGCGCCGGCGGTAACGCCGGTGCCGGCGGTAAGGGCGCCAGCCTCTTCGGCGCCGATGGCAAGGAGGGTGTCGGCGGCAACGGTGGCGCCGGCGGCCGTGGCGGTGACGCCAGTGATGGCGGTCTCGGTGGCGTCGGGGATGCCACGCATCGCGACGGGGGCGCGGGCGGAAACGGCGGTGATGTGGGTGCTGGTGGCGCGGGCGGTGCCGGCGGCACCGGATCCACCGCGGGCACCGATGGCTCCACGGGTGCCGTGGGTACCGGCGGCAACGGTGGAAACGGTGGTGCCGGTTATGACGCGTCGGCAGACGTGTACGCGGCGGCGGGCACTGACGGTGGCAATGGTGGTGCCGGTGGTAGTGGTGGCAGCTACGGCAACGGTGGCAGTGGTGGTGCCGGTGGTGATGGCCTCGCCGGCGGCGTGGGTGGTGCTGGTGTCAGTGGTGCGACGGCCGGTGCTGGTGGTGAGGTCGGTGGAGTCGGCCAGGCCGGTGGTTCCGGTGGTTCTGGTGGTGCTGGTGGTGCCGGTGGCTCGGTCGCGGGTAATGCCGGCAGTGGTGGTGCTGGTGGTGTCGGTGCCGACGGTGGCGCCGGTGGTGTCGGTGGCGATGGCGCCGCGGGTGCGGTCGGGGTCAATGACGGTGCCGGTGGCAATGCCGGCTCCGGTGGCGTCGGTGGTGCCGGCGGTAATGGTGGTTCCGGTGGCGCGGCCGGTGTTGCGGTGAATGGCGCTGCGGGCAGTCAGGGTGCTGGTGGTGATGCCGGTTCTGGTGGTCGCGGTGGTGTGTCCGGTAACGGTGGTGCCGGTGCTGATGGCACCGTGGCTCACCTTGATGGTGGTGATGGTGGTGACGCTGCTGGTTCGGGTGCCGGTGGTGCTGCGGGCCACGGTGGTAGCGGCTTGACCACCGGTGCTGATGGTGTTGCCGGGGTGCAGGCCACCCAGGGCGGTGTCGGGGGCAACGGTGGTGCCGGTCATGACGCGGTCACTGCCGGGCAGAGCGGTGGCAATGGTGGTGCCGGTGGTAGTGGTGGCAGCTACGGCAACGGTGGCAGTGGTGGTGCCGGTGGTGATGGCCTCGCCGGCGGCGTGGGTGGTGCTGGTGTCAGTGGTGCGACGGCCGGTGCTGGTGGTGGGGTCGGTGGAGTCGGCCAGGCCGGTGGTTCCGGTGGTTCTGGTGGTGCTGGTGGTGCCGGTGGCTCGGTCGCGGGTAATGCCGGCAGTGGTGGTGCTGGTGGTGTCGGTGCCGACGGTGGCGCCGGTGGTGTCGGTGGCGATGGCGCCGCGGGTGCGGTCGGGGTCAATGACGGTGCCGGTGGCAATGCCGGTTCCGGTGGCGTCGGTGGTGCCGGCGGTAATGGTGGTTCCGGTGGCGCGGCCGGTGTTGCGGTGAATGGCGCTGCGGGCAGTCAGGGTGCTGGTGGTGATGCCGGTTCTGGTGGTCGCGGTGGTGTGTCCGGTAACGGTGGTGCCGGTGCTGATGGCACCGTGGCTCACCTTGATGGTGGTGATGGTGGTGACGCTGCTGGTTCGGGTGCCGGTGGTGCTGCGGGCCACGGTGGTAGCGGCTTGACCACCGGTGCTGATGGTGTTGCCGGGGTGCAGGCCACCCAGGGCGGTGTCGGGGCAACGGTGGTGCCGGTCATGACGCGGTCACTGCCGGGCAGAGCGGTGGCAATGGTGGTGCCGGTGGTAGTGGTGGCAGCTACGGCAACGGTGGCAGTGGTGGTGCCGGTGGTGATGGCCTCGCCGGCGGCGTGGGTGGTGCTGGTGTCAGTGGTGCGACGGCCGGTGCTGGTGGTGGGGTCGGTGGAGTCGGCCAGGCCGGTGGTTCCGGTGGTTCTGGTGGTGCTGGTGGTGCCGGTGGCTCGGTCGCGGGTAATGCCGGCAGTGGTGGTGCTGGTGGTGTCGGTGCCGACGGTGGCGCCGGTGGTGTCGGTGGCGATGGCGCCGCGGGTGCGGTCGGGGTCAATGACGGTGCCGGTGGCAATGCCGGTTCCGGTGGCGTCGGTGGTGCCGGCGGTAATGGTGGTTCCGGTGGCGCGGCCGGTGTTGCGGTGAATGGCGCTGCGGGCAGTCAGGGTGCTGGTGGTGATGCCGGTTCTGGTGGTCGCGGTGGTGTGTCCGGTAACGGTGGTGCCGGTGCTGATGGCACCGTGGCTCACCTTGATGGTGGTGATGGTGGTGACGCTGCTGGTTCGGGTGCCGGTGGTGCTGCGGGCCACGGTGGTAGCGGCTTGACCACCGGTGCTGATGGTGTTGCCGGGGTGCAGGCCACCCAGGGCGGTGTCGGGGGCAACGGTGGTGCCGGTCATGACGCGGTCAATGCCGGGCAGAGCGGTGGCAATGGTGGTGCCGGTGGTAGTGGTGGCAGCTACGGCAACGGTGGCAGTGGTGGTGCCGGTGGTGATGGCCTCGCCGGCGGCGACGGCGGTAGCCCCCTCGCACTCGGAGGCGCCGGTCAAACCGGCCAGGCCGGTGGTTCCGGTGGGGATGGTGGCGCCGGTGGCGCCGGCGGCACCAGCGCCGGCAATGGCGGCAATGGCGGTAACGCCGGTAACGGCGCCGACGGCGGTAACGGCGGGAATGGAAATACCGGTGCGGCCGGCGACTACCGCGCGAACACCAGCGGCGCCGGCGGGCAAGGCGGTGCTGCCGGTAGCGGCGGCGCCGGCGGTAACGGCGGTACCGGTGGCGCAGCCGGGGTTGCGACGAACGGCGCCGCGGGCAGTCAGGGCGCCGGCGGTGACGGCGGCAGCGGCGGCGACGCCGGCAAAGCCGGTGACGGCGGTCGGGGTGCCGACGGCGTGTTGGGCTCCGGTGACGGCGGTAACGGCGGCAACGGTGGACAACTCGGCGCCGGTGGCGCGGCTGGAAACGGCGGGAGCGGTTCAATCCAAGGCTCCGACGGCGTGGCCGGAAACGGCCCGACCGGCCCCCAGGGCAACGGTGGTGACGGCGGCGACGGCGTCAGCCTGGCCGGCTCAGCCGGCGGGGTCGGCGTCAACGGCGTGGCCGGCGGTGCCGGCGGCAACGGCGGCGACGGGAGCGCTTACGGAAGCGGTGGCGCCGGCGGCAACGGCGGCCAGGGCCAAGACGGCGGCCTGGGAGCATCGTCGGGCGGCTCTGTTACCAACGCCGGTGACGGTGGCGCCGGCGGCAAGGGTGGCATCGGCGGCCAGGGTGGCACCGAATTGGGCAACGGCGGTGTCGGCGGCACAGGCGGCATCGGCGGCGATGGTGGCCTCGGCGCTGCCGGCGATGGCACCAATGGCGGCCAAGGCGGCGCCGGCGGTCAGGCCGGTGCCGGTGGTGCCGGTGGCGATGCGCAGGCTTCCAGCGGTGTCGGCGGCGTCGGCGGCAATGGCGGCGTCGGTGGTGTCGGCGGCGAAGGCGGTCAGTCCGGTGTGGACGCCGACGGCAATGGTTTGACCGGAGGCCTCGGAGGTCATGGTGGTCTCGGCGGTAACGGTGCTGCAGGCGGCGCCAATGGCGACGGGTCTGTGGCCAACACGGGCGATGGCGGCGACGGGGGCGCTGGCGGCATCGGCGGCAACGCGACCGACGCGGGTGGTGCACAAGGTCAGGGCGGCACCGGCGGCATCGGTGGTAACGGCGGCACCGGTGCACACGCGGGCGACGGGGGCGCTGGCGGCGCGGGAGCCAAGGGCTCGACGGGGGCGGCGGCGCTGGCCGGCGACGGCGGCGTCGGCGGCAACGGCGGTGACGCCATCAACACTGCGGGTGGCGACGGCCATGGCGGCAATGGAGGTGACGGCGGCGAGGGCGCTAAAGGTGGCAACTCGGAGGACGGGGGGAATGGCGGTAATGGCGGCAACG
This is a stretch of genomic DNA from Mycolicibacter terrae. It encodes these proteins:
- a CDS encoding TetR/AcrR family transcriptional regulator; translation: MSSESVAAVTSTDVATRNRRQEETFRKVLTAGVEMLREKSYADLTVRAVAARAKVAPATAYTYFSSKNHLIAEVYLDLVRQVPYFTDVNEPMPQRVNQALRHLALVVADEPEVAAACTAALLGGGGEPAVRTVRDRIGAEIHRRIASAMGPGADPQVVSALEMTFFGALVNAGSGAFSYHQITDRLAYVVSLILESGASR
- a CDS encoding aldehyde dehydrogenase, which produces MALLADGVSRLLIDGKLASGGAGGFATVNPATEEVLGEAANADAADMDRAIDAARRAFDDTDWSTNTGLRVRCVRQLRDVLREHLEELRELTISEVGAPRMLTAGAQLEGPIDDLRFAADTAEGYSWTQDLGHATPLGIPTRRSVVREAVGVVGAITPWNFPHQINLAKLGPALAAGNTVVLKPAPDTPWVAAVIGELIAEHTDMPPGVINIVTSTDHTLGAMLAKDPRVDMVSFTGSTATGRSVMADAAATIKKVFLELGGKSAFVVLDDADLAAACSVAGFSVCVHAGQGCAITTRLVVPRARYDEAVAIAAGTMGSIKPGDPTKPGTVCGPVISARQRDRVQSYLDLALAEGGTFACGGGRPAEQAAGFFIEPTVIAGLTNEARVAREEIFGPVLTVIAHDGDDDAVRIANDSPYGLSATVYGADADRAAGVASRLRAGTVNVNGGVWYSADVPFGGYKQSGNGREMGVAGFEEYLETKAIATAAN
- a CDS encoding SDR family oxidoreductase, with protein sequence MGQFDGKVAIVTGSGGGIGQAYAQALAAEGAAVVVADINTEGAQSVAKQIVADGGKALAVHVDVSDPESAQAMADAAVAEFGGIDYLVNNAAIFGGMKLDGLLTVPWDYYEKFMRVNLDGALICTRAVYEHMAKRGGGAIVNQSSTAAWVYSNFYGLAKVGINGLTQQLSRELGWRNIRINAIAPGPIDTEANRTTTPQAIVKQMVQTLPLSRMGTPDDLVPMCLFLLSDSASWITGQIFNVDGGQIIRS
- a CDS encoding NAD(P)-dependent oxidoreductase; amino-acid sequence: MSTTDMKPRLGYIGLGNMGAPMAQRLVDWPGGVTVFDVRAEAMGPLTDAGAKQADSVAGVAASADIISVTVLDDAQVREVVAELAANAKPGTVIAIHSTIADTTAAELAEALKPQGIHVIDAPVSGGAGAAQKGQLATMVGAERAVYEQIKPAFKCWASLVIHAGEPGAGTRMKLARNMLTFTAYAAAGEAMKLAEAAGLDLQALGRVVRHTDALTGGPGAIMLLDSTAPLPAEHFLREAFTHTRGLGEKDLRLALALGQATGVDLPLAQVALTELAAGLGVPHTDD
- a CDS encoding carboxymuconolactone decarboxylase family protein, with protein sequence MDELRRTGLAKMNEVYAWEMPDMPGEFFALTADHLFGRIWTRPGLSMRDKRLITLAVVTALGQKDLAGIQVNAALHNGEMTEDELREMVIFITHYVGFPLGSVLNSVVEQVIAKRSKAAAAGQGEDKKANVDEVLAREAGKTRD
- a CDS encoding PGRS repeat-containing protein, translated to MGSGDSKGNARGRRHDRAVGAAASVGAFLAFGMAPLAASPAAQADEFDWGMDLINPLFGVPVDDGATSGLGLFAFSAGGAWGSAADTDFAQMWQDSIYMPLHDSMQDWINSPFGQQVDDFVNQMFEPLTQGACGVICNGADGTELDPDGQTGGLWFGDGGDGWASDQLGIAGGNGGQAGGIGNGGDGGAGGLGADGGNGGHGGEMWGNGGDGGAGGNGTATLAAGNGGIGGSSGQAQDFFGMGAWGNGGNGGVGGAGWNGTNGGVGTAPGGSGGNGVAGGVAGNGGRGGDGSSIVGIGGNGGAGGAGGSGGNGGAGVAGEDATTPGGIGGDGGSGGLGAAGGAGGNAGAGGKGASLFGADGKEGVGGNGGAGGRGGDASDGGLGGVGDATHRDGGAGGNGGDVGAGGAGGAGGTGSTAGTDGSTGAVGTGGNGGNGGAGYDASADVYAAAGTDGGNGGAGGSGGSYGNGGSGGAGGDGLAGGVGGAGVSGATAGAGGEVGGVGQAGGSGGSGGAGGAGGSVAGNAGSGGAGGVGADGGAGGVGGDGAAGAVGVNDGAGGNAGSGGVGGAGGNGGSGGAAGVAVNGAAGSQGAGGDAGSGGRGGVSGNGGAGADGTVAHLDGGDGGDAAGSGAGGAAGHGGSGLTTGADGVAGVQATQGGVGGNGGAGHDAVTAGQSGGNGGAGGSGGSYGNGGSGGAGGDGLAGGVGGAGVSGATAGAGGGVGGVGQAGGSGGSGGAGGAGGSVAGNAGSGGAGGVGADGGAGGVGGDGAAGAVGVNDGAGGNAGSGGVGGAGGNGGSGGAAGVAVNGAAGSQGAGGDAGSGGRGGVSGNGGAGADGTVAHLDGGDGGDAAGSGAGGAAGHGGSGLTTGADGVAGVQATQGGVGATVVPVMTRSLPGRAVAMVVPVVVVAATATVAVVVPVVMASPAAWVVLVSVVRRPVLVVGSVESARPVVPVVLVVLVVPVARSRVMPAVVVLVVSVPTVAPVVSVAMAPRVRSGSMTVPVAMPVPVASVVPAVMVVPVARPVLR